One window of Salegentibacter sp. Hel_I_6 genomic DNA carries:
- the nusA gene encoding transcription termination factor NusA, whose translation MENIALIESFSEFKDDKLIDRVTLMAILEDVFRSALKKKYGEDDNFDIIVNPDKGDLEIWRNRVVVADGEVEDPNQEISLTEARKIEPDFEVGEDVSEEVKLVDLGRRAILALRQNLISKIHEHDNTNIFKHFKELEGEIYTAEVHHIRHRAIILLDDEGNEIVLPKDRQIPSDFFRKGDNVKGIIESVELKGNKPTIILSRTAPVFLEKLFEQEIPEVFDGLITIQNVVRVPGEKAKVAVDTYDDRIDPVGACVGMKGSRIHSIVRELGNENIDVINFTNNDQLYITRALSPAKITSIKLDEENKTAEVMLKPEEVSKAIGRGGHNIRLAGQLTGYEIDVFREGVEEDVELKEFSDEIEDWVIKEFSRVGLDTAKSVLEQDLEDLIRITDLEEETIKEVLKVLNEEFEE comes from the coding sequence ATGGAAAATATCGCCTTGATTGAGTCATTTTCAGAATTTAAGGATGACAAATTGATAGATCGTGTAACGCTTATGGCCATCCTTGAAGATGTGTTCAGAAGTGCTTTGAAGAAAAAGTATGGTGAAGACGATAATTTTGATATTATCGTGAACCCAGATAAGGGTGATCTTGAAATATGGAGAAACAGGGTTGTTGTTGCAGATGGGGAAGTTGAAGATCCTAACCAGGAAATTTCGCTTACTGAAGCTAGAAAAATTGAGCCAGATTTCGAGGTTGGTGAAGACGTATCAGAAGAAGTGAAACTTGTAGATCTTGGACGAAGGGCGATTTTGGCTTTGAGGCAAAATCTTATTTCTAAGATTCATGAACACGATAATACAAATATTTTCAAGCACTTTAAGGAGCTTGAAGGTGAGATTTATACGGCAGAAGTTCATCACATTAGACACAGAGCAATTATTTTGTTAGACGACGAAGGGAACGAGATCGTTTTGCCAAAAGATCGCCAAATCCCTTCAGACTTTTTTAGAAAAGGAGATAATGTAAAAGGAATTATTGAAAGTGTAGAGCTTAAAGGAAACAAGCCTACAATTATACTTTCCCGTACCGCTCCGGTTTTTCTTGAAAAACTATTCGAACAGGAGATTCCTGAAGTTTTTGATGGTTTAATAACTATTCAAAATGTGGTTCGTGTTCCTGGCGAGAAAGCAAAAGTAGCAGTCGATACTTATGATGATAGAATTGATCCCGTTGGTGCCTGTGTAGGTATGAAGGGTTCTAGAATTCACAGTATTGTTCGTGAATTGGGGAATGAAAATATAGATGTGATCAATTTCACCAATAATGATCAACTTTATATTACAAGGGCTTTAAGTCCTGCAAAAATTACATCTATCAAATTAGATGAAGAAAACAAAACGGCTGAGGTAATGCTGAAGCCGGAGGAAGTTTCTAAAGCAATTGGCCGTGGAGGTCATAATATTAGACTGGCCGGGCAGTTGACTGGTTACGAAATAGATGTTTTCAGAGAAGGAGTAGAAGAAGATGTGGAATTAAAAGAATTCTCTGACGAAATTGAAGATTGGGTGATTAAGGAATTTTCCAGGGTTGGTCTTGACACTGCAAAAAGTGTTTTGGAACAGGATTTGGAAGATTTGATTAGAATCACTGATTTGGAAGAGGAAACCATTAAGGAAGTACTTAAAGTTTTAAATGAAGAATTTGAAGAGTAG
- the rimP gene encoding ribosome assembly cofactor RimP, with protein sequence MLQDKVENLLKEAFQENNSLFLIDLNITNDNKISVVIDGDHGVSVNDCIAVSRKIEHNLDREEEDFSLEVSSAGVSEPLRLERQYRKNLGRKLQVTTNNEKIEATLTDVDQEGIKLNWKAREPKPVGKGKHTVEKEAVLPYSEIIDAKVIITF encoded by the coding sequence ATGTTGCAGGATAAAGTAGAAAATTTGTTGAAGGAAGCTTTCCAGGAAAATAATTCACTATTTTTAATAGACCTAAACATTACCAACGACAACAAAATTTCTGTTGTGATAGATGGTGATCATGGGGTTTCTGTTAATGATTGTATTGCGGTTAGCCGTAAAATTGAACACAATCTAGACAGGGAGGAAGAGGATTTTTCTTTGGAAGTTAGCTCGGCAGGAGTTTCAGAACCTTTACGCCTGGAACGGCAATACCGGAAAAACCTTGGCAGGAAACTGCAGGTGACTACCAATAACGAAAAAATTGAAGCAACTTTAACCGATGTAGATCAGGAAGGTATTAAGCTTAACTGGAAAGCCAGAGAGCCAAAACCGGTAGGAAAAGGAAAGCATACCGTAGAAAAAGAAGCGGTATTGCCATATTCTGAGATTATAGACGCTAAAGTTATCATAACATTTTAA
- a CDS encoding universal stress protein, translating to MKKILVPTDFSDTAEHALKIAAKLAKKHDSEIYLLHMLELPLQLIDPVGGSSSQNLPESIFFMKLAHQRFAKLMARPFLKDIKVHETVMFHQAFEGIMEVSAEYKCDIIIMGSHGASGFKEMFIGSNTEKVVRTSKIPVLVIKNEHENFEVNNFIFATDADASNKHTLTNAYNFAKLIEAKFHLLFINTPNNFITSTEVRERIDNFVSGTEVKDYKIHICNDVSVEKGVLNFAMKKEKALIGISTHGRKGLAHFFNGSISEDLVNHAQMPVVTFKI from the coding sequence ATGAAAAAGATACTCGTTCCCACCGACTTTTCTGACACCGCTGAACATGCGCTGAAAATTGCTGCAAAACTAGCTAAAAAGCACGATAGCGAGATCTACCTTCTACATATGTTAGAATTGCCTTTACAGCTAATAGACCCGGTTGGAGGAAGCAGTAGCCAGAATTTACCAGAATCTATTTTTTTTATGAAACTGGCACATCAGCGCTTCGCAAAGCTTATGGCAAGACCTTTTTTAAAAGATATTAAAGTTCACGAAACGGTAATGTTTCACCAGGCTTTTGAAGGGATAATGGAAGTTAGCGCAGAGTATAAATGTGACATAATTATCATGGGCTCTCATGGTGCCAGTGGCTTTAAAGAAATGTTTATTGGAAGTAACACAGAGAAAGTAGTTCGCACTTCCAAGATACCTGTGCTCGTAATTAAAAATGAACACGAGAATTTTGAAGTTAATAATTTTATCTTCGCTACAGATGCAGATGCCAGTAATAAGCACACCCTTACCAATGCCTACAATTTTGCGAAATTAATAGAAGCAAAATTTCATCTACTTTTTATAAATACTCCAAACAATTTCATTACCAGTACAGAAGTTAGAGAGCGTATAGATAATTTTGTTTCTGGTACCGAAGTAAAAGATTATAAAATTCATATCTGCAACGACGTAAGTGTAGAAAAAGGGGTTTTAAACTTCGCTATGAAAAAAGAAAAAGCGCTTATTGGAATCAGCACACACGGGCGTAAAGGTTTAGCACATTTTTTTAATGGAAGTATTAGCGAGGATTTAGTAAATCACGCGCAAATGCCGGTAGTAACTTTTAAAATCTAA